GGTCACGAGGCATCGGGGGCGGGCGTCTGCCGGCACCTTCGCGATGTGGACACGGTCACCGCGCCGCATCGGCCACACCACGTCGCGATCGCCAAGGGAGTCGATCTCAAGCGGATGACCGCCGAGATATTCGGACGACAGACCGGCCTCGGAAAGGGGAAAGGCGGCCACATGCACCTGTTCGATCCGGACGTGAACTTCGCCTGTAGCGGGATCATCGCCCAGGGCTGTCCGCCGGCGGTGGGGGCCGCGTTGGCCTCGAAAAAGCGCAATCAGGACAGCGTCGCCGTGGCGTTCCTCGGGGAAGGAGCAATCGATCAGGGCGGCTTCTTCGAATCGCTGAACCTCGCGAGCGTCCAAGAGCTGCCGGTCGTGTTCGTCGTCGAGGACAACGACTGGGCGATCAGCATGCCGAAATCGCGCGTCACCGACGTCGAGGACGGTTCCCGACGGGCGGACGGGTTCGACCTGCCGGGCGTTCGGGTCGACCACGACGACGCCGTCGCCGTCTACGAGGCCGCCGGAGAGGCGATCGGCCGCGCACGGGACGGGAACGGCCCGACGCTCATCGAGGTGCAAGTCCACCGGCGGATGGGACACTTCATGGGCGACGCGCAGGCGTATCGTCCCGACGAGGACAAAGAGCGCGCGACGGAACGCGATTCGATCGAACGTATAGAAGCGGATCTGCGCGAGCAGGGCGTCGAGGACCATGAGATCGAATCGATACGCGAGAAGGCGCACGACCGCGTCAACGAGGCCATCGAGTGGGCCAAGGACCAACCCGAACCGGACCCTGAGGAAGCCTACGAGGACGTGTTCACGAACTCACCGTCGGGCGTCGAGGAGATCGAGCCGATGCTCGAAGCCACGGGGGGTGACGAGTGATGGCGCAGAAGACCCAGTCGGCCGAGCGCGAACTGACGATGAGCCGGGCGATGGTTGAGGCGATCGCGACCGAGATGCGCGAGAGCGAGGAGGTGTTCGTGATGGGCGAGGACATCGCCGACTACGGTGGCATCTTCGACTCCACGCAGGGGCTTCTCGATGAGTTCGGTCACGAGCGAATCATGGACGTCCCGATCGCCGAGACGGGGTTCATCGGGGCCGGCGTCGGCGCGGCGCAGTCGGGAATGCGACCGATTGTCGAGTTGATGTTCGCCGACTTCTTCGGCGTCTGCATGGATCAGATCTACAACAACATGGCGAAGAACACCTACATGTCCGGCGGGGCGTTCAGCGTCCCGATGGTGTTGATGACGGCCGTCGGCGGTACCTACAACGACGCCGCCCAGCACTCCCAGACGCTGTACGGAACCTTCGCGCATCTCCCGGGCATGAAGGTGGTCGTCCCGAGCACGGCCTACGACGCCAAGGGGCTGATGCACAACGCCATCCGCGACGACGATCCGGTCGTCTTCATGTTCCACAAGCGGCTCATGGGGATCGGCTGGATGCCTGCCCCGGATGGACCGAAGACGGGCGTACCGGAGGATCCCTACACGATTCCGTTCGGCGAGGCGAGCGTGCAACGCGAGGGGAGCGACGTGACCGTCGTGACGCTCGGGTTGCACGTCCACCGCGCTCTGGATGCCGCCGAGACGCTCGCCGATGACGGGATCGACGCCGAAGTGATCGATCTCCGGACGCTGAAACCGCTCGACACCGATACCGTACTCGAGTCCGTCAGGAAGACGGGGCGGCTGGTCGTCGTCGACGAGGATTACCGATCGTACGGCGTCACCGGCGAAATCGTGGCGACCGTGGCCGAAGACGCGCTCGCGGATCTCGAAGCGGTCGAGCGACTCGCGCTCCCCGACGTGCCGATCCCGTATTCGCGGCCCCTCGAAGACGAGGTCATCCCCGGCGTCGAGGACATCGCGGACGCCGTTCGCATGGTCCAAGGATGAGCGACGAGCGCGTCGCCGTCGCCGTCGACGACATCTGGCCCGAGGACACCGATGAGGACGAGGGGGTCGTGGTCAACTGGTTCGTCCGCGAGGGCGCGAGCGTCGAGGAGGGTGACACCCTCTGTGAGATCCAGGTCGAGAAAGTGAGCGTCGACGTGCTCGCGCCCGCGAGCGGCGAGCTCGTCGAGGTCGTCCGCGGCGAAGATTCGGAGTTCGGCCGTGGCGACACGCTCGCGTGGATTCGTTCGGAATGAGCGACCTCAATCGAATTTCAGGAGCCACCGATCCATGACCGCAGACGACACCGATTCGAACGCAGGAACCGAGCCGACGGCGAGCCGCACCGCGCCCGCCCCGCGAACGCTCAGAGACGAGCGCGAGCTGGGACCGATGCGCCGGACGATCGCTAAACGTCTCCAGGAGAGCTACCGGGAGGCCGTCCACGTGACGGTGAGTCGCGAACTCGACGTCGAGGCGCTTTTGACGGCCACCGAGGCCGCCGAGAACTGATTCGACGTCGACGTATCGGTGCTCGACGTTCTGTTGGGAGCGCTCTCGGAGACGCTCGACGAACACACGGAGTTCAACGCCACGTTCGAGGACGGCGTTCACCGTCGATACGTAGAGCACAACGTCGGCGTCGCCGTCGACATCGACGCGGGACTGGTGACGCCGGTTCTCGGGGACGTCGCCTCGATGTCAGTCGCCGAGATCGCCCGCGAACGGCGTCGGTTGACGGAACTGGTGCAGGCCGATGATCACTCGATGAGCGACCTCCGGGGCGGGACGATCACGGTCACGAATCTCGGCGTCCTCAACGTCGACTCGTTCACGCCGATCATCAACCCACCGGAGGTGGCTATCCTCGGCGTGAACCGGATTCGCGAGCGCGCTCGTTCGACCGGTGAGGGGGTCGAATTCCGGTCGACGATGAACGTCGACCTAACCTTCGATCACCGAATCGTCGACGGGGCTGACGCCGGACGGTTCCTCGAATCGCTCGCTGGACACGTCGAGAATCCCGAGCGGCTGGTGGCCGAAGCGGAGATGTGAAGAGGGGCTCCGAAGTCGAGATTCAGATGACCGTTGAGATAGCCGTTGAATGGCCGCGGGAGGCTCCTCGACACGACTGCGACGACCACATCGACGGATAGCGGACCGATCCCGTCCGCCACGGGACTTCGTTCTCCAGATAGTTGGGTGTCGCTGAGTCGTCATCGATGATCGTGGCTGGACCGGTGGTTACCACGCCGTGACCGCACCGGGTCGTTTTGATAAAAATAATTCTTCAATAGTCTTTTAAGATGAGTTATCGACATTGTTAAGTTCAATGAGTTGTGAACTAGCTTCAATATATGAGTTCGAAAGTGAAGCGTTATGGATGGATTGCGTTGATGGCTTTATTAATAGCATTTACCATCCCCTGGTTCCTCTGGGGTGACGCCCGACTCCTGCTCGGACTACCGCTGTGGCTGTGGTGGCACGTCGGCTGGATGGTTCTCGCTTCGGCCGTATTCTGGCTATTCACACGGCACGCGTGGGGCGTCTGGATCGTCGACGAACGAGGGGAGAAAGCATGAGCGCGACCATCCAGCTGGCGATCATCGTCGGCTACCTGTTTCTTGCGCTCGGCGTGGGGCTGGCCGCCTACCGGGTCACCGAGCGCGTCGCTGAGGACTACTACCTAGCGAGTCGGACGTTCGGAACCGTGGTGTTGCTTTTCACCGT
This genomic window from Natronomonas salsuginis contains:
- a CDS encoding thiamine pyrophosphate-dependent dehydrogenase E1 component subunit alpha yields the protein MYDDMVTARYYEERLQEEYLEGKQPAFDISAGPIPGELHLAAGHEASGAGVCRHLRDVDTVTAPHRPHHVAIAKGVDLKRMTAEIFGRQTGLGKGKGGHMHLFDPDVNFACSGIIAQGCPPAVGAALASKKRNQDSVAVAFLGEGAIDQGGFFESLNLASVQELPVVFVVEDNDWAISMPKSRVTDVEDGSRRADGFDLPGVRVDHDDAVAVYEAAGEAIGRARDGNGPTLIEVQVHRRMGHFMGDAQAYRPDEDKERATERDSIERIEADLREQGVEDHEIESIREKAHDRVNEAIEWAKDQPEPDPEEAYEDVFTNSPSGVEEIEPMLEATGGDE
- a CDS encoding lipoyl domain-containing protein — protein: MSDERVAVAVDDIWPEDTDEDEGVVVNWFVREGASVEEGDTLCEIQVEKVSVDVLAPASGELVEVVRGEDSEFGRGDTLAWIRSE
- a CDS encoding DUF3311 domain-containing protein, with product MSSKVKRYGWIALMALLIAFTIPWFLWGDARLLLGLPLWLWWHVGWMVLASAVFWLFTRHAWGVWIVDERGEKA
- a CDS encoding alpha-ketoacid dehydrogenase subunit beta gives rise to the protein MAQKTQSAERELTMSRAMVEAIATEMRESEEVFVMGEDIADYGGIFDSTQGLLDEFGHERIMDVPIAETGFIGAGVGAAQSGMRPIVELMFADFFGVCMDQIYNNMAKNTYMSGGAFSVPMVLMTAVGGTYNDAAQHSQTLYGTFAHLPGMKVVVPSTAYDAKGLMHNAIRDDDPVVFMFHKRLMGIGWMPAPDGPKTGVPEDPYTIPFGEASVQREGSDVTVVTLGLHVHRALDAAETLADDGIDAEVIDLRTLKPLDTDTVLESVRKTGRLVVVDEDYRSYGVTGEIVATVAEDALADLEAVERLALPDVPIPYSRPLEDEVIPGVEDIADAVRMVQG